The following proteins are encoded in a genomic region of Bacteroidota bacterium:
- a CDS encoding homoserine kinase has protein sequence MTNSTPHRLVRKFARAFAPATVSNVGPGFDLTGFPVFGIGDEVEVKPNGTAVSRIVSIIGNDSLSLVLEENTAGMAIKSFLAENAPGEGVDITLHKNMPIGSGMGSSAASAAAGVAAVNALLEAPLPAEKLIKYALDGEMVASGTRHGDNIIPCITGGFILITGLENFEFIKIDPPPGLVVMLIHPQVEIKTSHARSILPEMIPATDAIRQTSAAMMLVTGLLKGDYALIAAASQDFIAEPYRSDLIPGYHGLKREILSHGACAFNISGSGPTSFAFFDNENKAGKLIPWIKDYYEKLKIEVDIFISKVNNNGVKVLEVR, from the coding sequence ATGACTAATTCGACTCCCCACAGGCTGGTAAGGAAATTTGCAAGGGCATTCGCACCTGCTACCGTGTCAAATGTGGGTCCCGGTTTCGACCTGACGGGATTCCCTGTTTTTGGAATTGGAGACGAAGTTGAAGTGAAACCGAACGGGACCGCGGTCTCCCGGATAGTTTCAATTATTGGAAACGACAGCCTGAGCTTGGTTCTTGAAGAAAATACTGCGGGTATGGCGATTAAAAGTTTTCTGGCTGAAAATGCCCCCGGGGAGGGGGTGGATATCACGCTGCACAAGAACATGCCAATCGGGAGTGGCATGGGGTCGAGTGCTGCGAGTGCTGCCGCGGGAGTTGCTGCTGTAAATGCGTTGCTTGAGGCACCACTTCCTGCTGAAAAACTGATAAAGTATGCTCTTGATGGTGAGATGGTTGCATCGGGGACGCGGCATGGTGACAATATCATTCCGTGCATTACAGGTGGATTCATTTTAATTACCGGTCTGGAGAATTTTGAATTTATTAAAATTGACCCCCCTCCCGGGCTTGTGGTAATGCTGATTCATCCGCAGGTCGAGATTAAAACCAGTCATGCAAGATCGATTCTTCCTGAAATGATACCGGCAACGGATGCGATCAGGCAGACATCTGCGGCTATGATGCTTGTTACGGGGCTCTTAAAAGGTGATTATGCGCTTATAGCCGCGGCTTCACAGGATTTCATTGCGGAACCATACAGATCAGATTTGATACCCGGTTATCACGGGTTGAAGCGGGAAATTTTATCGCACGGAGCCTGTGCCTTCAACATATCAGGATCAGGTCCCACCTCGTTTGCTTTTTTTGATAATGAGAATAAAGCCGGGAAATTAATACCGTGGATCAAAGATTATTATGAAAAACTTAAAATTGAGGTGGATATTTTCATCTCAAAAGTAAATAACAATGGCGTCAAAGTTTTGGAGGTTCGATGA
- the thrC gene encoding threonine synthase, with the protein MRYISTRNPQTQYKFKDALYLGMAPDGGLFLPESIPHLLEEPDELKELSLTELANHFLNPFVTGISEREFTRIVERTFNFDIEIKHVSGKIWVAELFHGPTLAFKDFGARFLANVMSYFLHEEGKRCKILVATSGDTGSAVANGFLGMDCVDVVLLYPSGKVSWTQEQQLTTLGKNVTALEVKGNFDDCQRLVKMAFADEELRSRVNLSSANSISIARLLPQAVYYIYTYLNLYEKLDNINFVVPSGNLGNITAGLMTKFAGLPVKKFYAALNNNDVFAKYLETGEFVPQPTIQTLSNAMDVGNPSNLERITSLYHGDLNAMRRDISARSYSNDETYFMIGATWNECGYLADPHTSVGLLYARDMGVKLPKENFVVMSTAHPAKFYDHVSSATGINFAVPERLEASLKKKKESVLMGTEYDEFKEILLGGAG; encoded by the coding sequence ATGAGATATATCAGTACCCGAAATCCGCAAACTCAATACAAATTCAAGGATGCACTCTATCTTGGGATGGCTCCCGATGGCGGACTTTTCCTTCCTGAGAGTATTCCGCACCTTCTTGAAGAACCGGACGAATTAAAAGAACTTTCGCTGACGGAACTTGCTAACCATTTCCTGAATCCATTTGTTACTGGAATAAGCGAGAGGGAGTTTACGCGTATTGTTGAGCGTACATTCAATTTTGATATTGAAATTAAACATGTCTCCGGGAAGATTTGGGTTGCGGAGCTTTTCCATGGTCCCACCCTCGCTTTCAAAGATTTTGGTGCAAGATTCCTTGCAAATGTGATGTCATATTTCCTTCACGAAGAGGGGAAAAGATGCAAGATTCTGGTAGCCACTTCGGGTGATACCGGAAGTGCTGTCGCCAACGGTTTTCTTGGTATGGACTGTGTTGATGTGGTGCTTTTATATCCTTCGGGTAAAGTCAGTTGGACTCAGGAACAACAACTGACCACTCTCGGGAAGAATGTTACAGCGCTGGAAGTGAAGGGAAATTTTGATGACTGTCAGAGACTGGTAAAAATGGCATTTGCGGATGAGGAGTTGAGGAGCAGGGTCAATCTGTCGTCTGCAAACTCGATCAGTATTGCGAGACTATTGCCTCAGGCAGTTTACTATATTTACACATACCTCAATCTTTATGAAAAACTTGACAATATAAACTTCGTTGTACCGAGCGGGAATCTTGGTAACATTACTGCCGGATTGATGACGAAATTCGCGGGCTTGCCCGTGAAGAAATTTTACGCTGCTCTGAATAACAATGATGTTTTTGCAAAGTATCTCGAAACTGGAGAATTCGTTCCTCAGCCGACAATTCAGACCCTTTCGAATGCCATGGATGTGGGAAACCCAAGCAATCTTGAAAGAATAACTTCGCTATACCATGGTGATCTTAACGCTATGCGAAGAGATATTTCCGCACGGAGTTATTCAAATGATGAAACATACTTCATGATTGGGGCAACATGGAATGAGTGCGGATATCTGGCAGATCCCCATACCAGTGTAGGTTTGTTGTATGCGCGAGACATGGGGGTTAAATTACCCAAGGAAAATTTTGTTGTTATGTCCACTGCTCATCCTGCAAAGTTTTACGATCATGTCAGTTCTGCTACCGGTATCAATTTTGCTGTTCCCGAAAGACTCGAAGCCTCTCTAAAAAAGAAGAAAGAAAGTGTATTAATGGGAACTGAATATGATGAGTTTAAGGAGATACTCTTGGGAGGTGCGGGGTGA